From a single Plutella xylostella chromosome 5, ilPluXylo3.1, whole genome shotgun sequence genomic region:
- the LOC105391275 gene encoding 39S ribosomal protein L42, mitochondrial, giving the protein MACILRRMAIRPQILARCYNKIVLTDDGSTIVALHRDKEFPYEFSRPLPEEVKDTSSVLKMTDINEVKRVFKKMSPEMARQELCSLTLTTKHRWFPRARDKKAKKTEMNRPYL; this is encoded by the coding sequence ATGGCTTGCATACTGCGTCGTATGGCCATCAGGCCGCAGATACTGGCGAGATGCTACAACAAGATCGTATTAACAGACGACGGCTCAACAATAGTTGCTTTGCATCGCGACAAGGAGTTTCCATACGAGTTTTCCAGGCCTTTGCCTGAGGAAGTTAAGGATACCAGCAGCGTTTTGAAGATGACTGATATCAATGAGGTGAAGCGAGTGTTCAAGAAGATGAGCCCGGAGATGGCGCGGCAGGAGCTGTGCAGCCTCACGCTCACCACCAAGCACCGCTGGTTCCCGCGCGCGAGGGACAAGAAGGCCAAAAAGACTGAGATGAACCGCCCGTATTTGTAG